The following are encoded in a window of Methanomassiliicoccales archaeon genomic DNA:
- a CDS encoding aminotransferase class I/II-fold pyridoxal phosphate-dependent enzyme, with product MRDPVAFLKEEFEALVKDDLDWKIHILSGPSRPWCEVDGKKVLMFCSNNYLGFSDHPLIKQAAKRAIDTHGAGSGSVRPIAGTMDLHVELERRLARFKRAPASLVYQTGFAANAGLIPQLVGKGDLIVSDELNHGSIIDGIRLSHADRAVYKHCNMQDLQRILDNAERLSSPPRRILVITDGVFSMDGDIAPLPEIASLCKEHGAMLYVDDAHGEGVLGEGGRGIVEHFHLSREMVHVEMGTFSKAFGVVGGHISGSKELIDFAYNKSRTWLLSGSHPPAVVAACIAAIDILETETNHVRNLWARTAQFKSAMIDLGFNIGSSVTPITPIILGESNLAKKFSNRLFEEGIFALPIVFPMVAKDKARIRTIMNAAMTAEDVDFAISCFEKVGRELGVL from the coding sequence ATGAGAGATCCAGTTGCATTCCTAAAAGAAGAATTTGAAGCCCTAGTTAAAGATGACCTAGACTGGAAAATACATATTTTAAGCGGCCCTAGCCGACCATGGTGTGAAGTGGATGGTAAGAAAGTTCTCATGTTCTGCTCTAACAACTATCTTGGATTTAGCGATCATCCTTTAATCAAGCAAGCGGCCAAAAGAGCTATCGATACCCACGGAGCTGGATCAGGTTCAGTAAGGCCAATTGCTGGAACAATGGATTTACATGTAGAGCTAGAGCGTCGTTTAGCAAGGTTTAAGAGGGCACCAGCATCGCTAGTATACCAAACTGGTTTCGCTGCAAATGCTGGCCTTATACCTCAATTGGTAGGAAAAGGTGATTTGATTGTCAGTGACGAACTAAATCATGGATCAATAATTGACGGTATCAGATTATCTCATGCTGATCGTGCTGTATATAAGCATTGTAATATGCAAGACCTGCAACGAATTTTAGATAATGCGGAACGACTCTCTTCGCCCCCAAGACGAATCTTAGTAATAACAGATGGTGTTTTTTCTATGGATGGGGATATTGCCCCATTACCTGAAATAGCATCGCTATGCAAAGAACATGGCGCCATGCTGTACGTCGATGATGCTCATGGAGAAGGAGTTCTAGGTGAGGGTGGAAGAGGTATAGTGGAACATTTCCATCTATCTCGGGAAATGGTCCATGTAGAAATGGGAACTTTCTCAAAAGCCTTTGGAGTGGTTGGAGGTCATATTTCAGGATCGAAAGAATTAATAGATTTCGCCTATAATAAATCACGTACTTGGTTGCTATCTGGATCACATCCACCGGCAGTAGTCGCTGCCTGCATAGCTGCAATAGATATTTTAGAAACAGAGACTAACCATGTGCGAAATCTTTGGGCCCGCACGGCTCAATTCAAATCGGCAATGATTGATCTCGGTTTTAATATAGGGTCAAGTGTTACTCCAATCACTCCGATTATTTTGGGTGAGAGCAATTTAGCTAAAAAATTTTCTAATCGTCTTTTTGAAGAGGGTATTTTTGCCCTTCCAATAGTGTTCCCCATGGTGGCTAAAGACAAGGCTCGTATCCGTACTATTATGAATGCTGCAATGACCGCTGAAGATGTTGATTTTGCCATTTCCTGTTTTGAAAAGGTGGGTAGAGAGCTAGGCGTATTATA
- a CDS encoding NAD-dependent epimerase/dehydratase family protein: MDSKNTLLVTGSTGQIGSELVTELRKKWGNDRVVAVFHNRPPTAKQISEGPCIKVDLFSEDDILNVLKKWNVTQVYHLAAILSAKGEKEPQEAWKVNMGTLYNILEAGRKVGLEKIFWPSSIAVFGPASPRWMTPQETVLNPISMYGVTKVAGELLCNYYYKKYGLDVRSVRFPGIISSDTMPGGGTTDFAVEIFYEALLKERYTCFVREDTRLPMMYMPDCLKCILDIMNAPATNIKRHDAYNVSSMNFSAGELVAEIRHHLPRLEVDYVPDERQTIADSWPMSLDDSQARRDWGWNPDYDLSKMVSDMIQRLREKFTK; the protein is encoded by the coding sequence ATGGATTCCAAGAATACGTTATTGGTCACAGGCTCAACAGGACAAATAGGTTCTGAATTAGTAACTGAATTGCGCAAAAAGTGGGGTAATGATCGTGTTGTAGCTGTTTTCCATAATCGCCCACCGACCGCAAAACAGATTTCTGAGGGGCCATGTATCAAAGTCGACCTTTTTTCAGAAGACGATATTTTGAATGTTCTAAAGAAATGGAATGTGACCCAAGTTTATCATCTGGCTGCCATACTTTCAGCCAAAGGAGAAAAGGAACCTCAAGAGGCCTGGAAAGTCAACATGGGCACACTTTATAATATCCTAGAAGCTGGAAGAAAGGTGGGTTTAGAAAAAATATTTTGGCCCAGTTCAATTGCAGTATTTGGACCAGCATCTCCTCGATGGATGACCCCTCAGGAAACGGTGTTAAACCCTATATCCATGTATGGCGTAACAAAAGTTGCGGGAGAATTATTATGTAATTATTATTATAAAAAATATGGACTTGATGTTCGTTCAGTAAGGTTTCCTGGCATAATTAGTAGTGATACAATGCCTGGAGGGGGTACAACGGATTTCGCGGTTGAGATCTTTTATGAAGCTCTTTTAAAAGAAAGATACACATGTTTTGTCAGAGAAGACACCCGCCTTCCCATGATGTATATGCCGGATTGCCTCAAATGCATTTTAGATATTATGAATGCCCCTGCTACGAATATAAAGAGACATGATGCATATAATGTATCATCGATGAATTTTTCAGCTGGAGAGTTAGTGGCGGAAATACGTCATCATCTCCCGCGTCTAGAAGTTGATTATGTACCTGATGAAAGACAAACTATCGCAGATAGCTGGCCTATGTCATTGGATGATTCGCAGGCTAGACGTGATTGGGGTTGGAACCCCGATTATGACTTAAGTAAAATGGTATCGGATATGATTCAACGATTGAGAGAAAAATTCACGAAGTGA
- a CDS encoding TATA-box-binding protein: MEGVTISKYKIENVVASTSLGTELDLPAIAMSLDGSEYEPEQFPGLIYRLKEPKTAILLFRSGKVVCTGGKSLDQVKVAIGKVTKNIEKMGIRLKSEPVIEVQNIVASSDLGQSINLNAIAITLGLERVEYEPEQFPGLVYRLDSPKVVLLLFGSGKLVCTGARKPQDVEDAVDKITAELRAAGQLR; this comes from the coding sequence ATGGAAGGTGTTACCATATCGAAATATAAAATTGAGAACGTGGTGGCATCCACTTCTTTGGGCACGGAGCTTGACCTACCAGCTATAGCTATGTCCCTTGATGGATCCGAATATGAGCCTGAACAGTTCCCAGGTCTGATTTACAGACTTAAGGAACCTAAAACAGCTATCCTACTATTTAGAAGCGGAAAAGTAGTATGCACAGGCGGAAAAAGTCTGGATCAAGTAAAAGTAGCTATAGGCAAGGTCACGAAGAATATTGAGAAAATGGGGATAAGACTAAAGTCAGAACCTGTTATCGAAGTCCAGAATATTGTTGCATCATCTGATTTGGGGCAAAGCATTAATTTAAATGCCATTGCCATTACTTTGGGCCTTGAGAGAGTTGAGTATGAGCCTGAACAGTTCCCTGGTTTAGTATATCGTCTAGATTCGCCAAAGGTAGTTCTTCTATTGTTCGGCTCAGGAAAGCTTGTATGTACTGGAGCTCGCAAACCACAAGATGTTGAGGATGCTGTAGATAAAATTACTGCTGAGCTTCGAGCTGCGGGTCAGCTGCGTTAG